GTGGCGCGATGGGTACGCTCACGGGTGCGCAGGACCTGCTGAAGCTCCTCGATCTCCCGCAACCCCTGCTGCAGGCGCATGATGGAGCGATGAAGCGAGTCTGACTTTGCCCCCTTTGGCCTCATCACGTCCTCGGCGTTTCCATTTCCTACCATCACGGAGAACGAGACCACCTTTTCGGTCACCGTACTCATACGATTGCTAAAGCAGAAGGCGTATGAGCCGGGCATGCGGGACTTGAAGAGGACACGGTTCTCCGTGCTGCGATCGGCATCCCAGACAATGCTCATGTCTGGCGCCACAATCTTGCAGCTGATGTCCATGGCGCCGCCCGTTGTCACTATGTAGTGCAGGAACATATTGATCCCAACGCCAGGAGCGTCCTCGTAGAAGCAGACCTCCCGGCCAGCGGCGACTTGCACAGCGAGTGAGCCGTCATCGGCACGCGCTGACTGTACCGCAACAGAGCTCGCCAGCAATACCAAAAAAATGACAACCGCGCCCACCGCGGTGAGGGGCCTTTGTAGAAGCTTCAGTGACATGGACACTAGTGCACCGCAATGCGCAAGCGATACCAACAAAGAATCCACTCAGGAGAAACGCGTTGTTTCTGGCGTACAATTACCGCTCTTGAGAAAACCCCACCCCAGCGTGTTAGTATGGGTGCATGCACGTGTGCTGCAGCttgaagggaggggagttGTGCTGAGAAAAGCGCAAGCACGAGAAGGTTCTTGTATCCTCTCGTGTGTGATTGGAGGATGGTCAAAGCAGACACTGAAATATGCGCTCCATTGAAGGCGTCAATGCAGGCCCAGTCGTCTCGAGAAGACGGGGGCATGTGTTTCGTGGACGAAAAGATGACAAgtaagaagagaagagaaaggagacTCTTTTTTTCAAAATTCAACGTGCCCACGCTCTACCATGCAGCACGCAGGCTCaaacgccacgccacgcaggcCTGCCAACAGGGCCATTGCATCGCGCGATGCAGCCGTAGACATACGGTAATGTCCACTCAGTCATATCCGCACAGCCCCTGTCTCGAACTCCGCACATCGcccgcctcgcaggtcgccgcgcGGTGCACCCCTCCCGGCCTGACACGCacgctccccacaccagcaggcagtgAGACTCAGGCGAGGTccgctcgagtcacgctggcaccctgcccatcacatgggtggcacaagcgtgctccctgccgcaggccgctccgacgcagcgcagcccacgacctggccgccgacaccagcagcgacgcaccgctcTGGCCCCCCCACGTCACAGGCACTTGACCCTGTCAGcaccagaggtggctcggcatCGGCAGGGATACGGGGTGGGGGCTACTtggcccctccccacacacacagagtgggAGGGGCAGTGCACCCTGATGACGACACTTGCTGCGTGATCTCTTTCATGAGAAACAGGTGCGGGTGCATATAAGGCAGGTAACAAGAAGAGGGAACGGtcagaaaagagagcgcgaAGAAATGGACTGGCGGTGTACCATGCGAATGCAGAACaatagaaagagagagagacacgcacgAAGCTTGCGTGCAGCGGGTGTGCAATGCAACCTCCCCACCCAGGCCACCAGCAACAGTGCCTCCGTGCATACGCCAATGCACGGAGGCACCTATCTCCTGTTTGGAACGGTATTCAAAACTCGTgacaggaagaggagggcgacgcTCTCAGTGCTTTCTTCGCATCATGGAAGGGTGGTGATCATGGTTTACAGGCACGCGCGTATacgggagggggaagggggggtgAAGCAGTACCATCATCGCTCCCCGAGTATGGTCTTCTGTGGAGGCGAAaaagcggtggaggagga
The nucleotide sequence above comes from Leishmania braziliensis MHOM/BR/75/M2904 complete genome, chromosome 32. Encoded proteins:
- a CDS encoding putative ER--golgi transport protein p24, yielding MFLHYIVTTGGAMDISCKIVAPDMSIVWDADRSTENRVLFKSRMPGSYAFCFSNRMSTVTEKVVSFSVMVGNGNAEDVMRPKGAKSDSLHRSIMRLQQGLREIEELQQVLRTRERTHRATTEVANTRVVVFCILESIFIVGMGVGSVIYLRQIFATKRMV